The Pseudomonadota bacterium genome has a window encoding:
- a CDS encoding dihydropteroate synthase, giving the protein MLIIGESLNASVPVVRDAIETHNEEFIKSLAKRQVECGATMLDVNAGGLSGGDEEENLSWLIKTVQSAVGIPLVLDSANPETLHKAVKVYQGSKLILSSVTAEKESLGRLLPLAAELNCGIVGLCMNEKGIPDNPEGRVAMAEIIIEQAVSAGIKPEAVYIDPLVMTVSVDWRASKVTIDTHQILRKRFSQFKTFTIVGNVAFGMPMRSLVNRTFLAMIMGLGTDAVMLNVRDQELMSTLAASSVLNAEDKYCRKYIKAFRTGKLGKKSV; this is encoded by the coding sequence ATGCTTATTATCGGTGAATCTCTTAATGCTAGTGTGCCTGTGGTTAGAGATGCTATTGAAACTCATAATGAAGAATTTATTAAATCCTTGGCCAAACGTCAGGTGGAATGCGGGGCAACGATGCTTGATGTAAATGCAGGCGGATTAAGCGGAGGTGATGAAGAAGAAAATTTATCATGGCTTATCAAGACTGTCCAGAGTGCTGTTGGTATTCCGCTTGTTTTAGATAGCGCAAATCCTGAAACCTTGCATAAGGCAGTCAAAGTTTATCAGGGTTCCAAACTGATCTTAAGTTCGGTTACCGCTGAAAAAGAAAGCCTCGGCAGACTACTACCCCTTGCGGCAGAACTCAATTGCGGTATCGTCGGTTTATGTATGAACGAAAAAGGTATTCCTGATAACCCTGAGGGAAGAGTAGCTATGGCTGAGATTATTATCGAACAGGCCGTGTCGGCGGGGATAAAACCGGAGGCCGTATATATAGACCCTCTGGTTATGACTGTATCAGTCGATTGGCGAGCAAGTAAGGTGACAATTGATACACATCAAATTCTTCGCAAAAGATTTTCACAGTTTAAAACTTTTACTATTGTTGGAAATGTAGCCTTCGGAATGCCGATGAGAAGCCTTGTAAATCGTACATTTCTTGCAATGATTATGGGCCTTGGTACGGATGCTGTGATGCTGAATGTGCGGGATCAGGAATTGATGTCAACCTTGGCTGCATCTTCAGTTTTGAATGCTGAAGATAAATATTGCCGTAAATATATAAAGGCTTTCCGGACAGGAAAACTTGGTAAAAAAAGCGTTTGA
- a CDS encoding NAD(P)/FAD-dependent oxidoreductase: MDIDNKYSSLFERTYIGNLGIKNRLVMAPIGTNLGRPDGGFSTREMDYFEERAKGGAGMLIIGFQVVTNRTDPFLRYLTTSDTDEQTKKWALLADRVKAHGTAVCLQLSAGLGRNAPPVNEEPLVSASCNPAFWCSDLTTRELTTEEIKDIVKCFGRAALRAKISGCDAVEIHAHIGYLLDQFMTPVWNRRTDQYGGSFENRMRFSSEVIEEIRKNVGTDFPVLYRMAIDHKLEGGRTIKEGLEIIEYLDTAGIDAFDIDAGCYEAHNWCFPTPYMGDACLAEYAAEAKKATSKPVLNAGNYTPETAVEAVKQGKTDFIMLGRGLLAEPEWGNKLLYGKRDELRPCIRCNEYCLVKPLTGRLTSCSINAACGSEKEYQVTLTDNPKNVVVIGGGPGGMEAARVAALKGHNVNLYEKNQYLGGQLLSASEPSFKSPLKAYLEYLILQMSKLDVVVHLNKEINADSPELESADTIIVAVGAKPFMPNIKGIDSPKAMTIIDAHLDNKQVMGENIIIAGGGSTGCECAIDMAMKGNNVTIVEMLPECAPNVFLASKICINEAFRNHNISVLTSHSVSEISETGVKVVDHEGKRTEIAADIVVLAFGMKPESKLSKSICDKYITAIPIGDCVSVGLIGEAVRRGFFAGWGIQ, encoded by the coding sequence ATGGACATTGACAATAAATACTCAAGTTTATTTGAAAGAACCTACATTGGAAATCTTGGCATCAAAAACCGGTTGGTTATGGCACCAATAGGTACGAATTTGGGACGACCGGATGGGGGCTTTTCTACCAGAGAAATGGATTATTTTGAAGAGCGTGCCAAGGGTGGTGCAGGCATGCTAATCATAGGTTTTCAGGTTGTTACAAACAGAACAGATCCTTTTTTAAGATACCTGACAACATCGGATACTGATGAACAAACCAAAAAATGGGCACTTCTTGCAGACAGAGTAAAAGCACATGGTACTGCTGTTTGCCTGCAGTTATCGGCAGGACTTGGCAGAAACGCACCGCCGGTAAATGAAGAACCATTGGTATCCGCATCTTGCAATCCGGCATTTTGGTGTAGTGACCTGACAACCAGGGAATTAACGACTGAAGAAATTAAAGATATAGTTAAATGTTTTGGCAGAGCAGCATTAAGAGCCAAAATATCAGGGTGTGATGCTGTAGAAATTCACGCGCATATAGGATATTTACTTGATCAGTTTATGACACCGGTCTGGAACAGGCGTACGGATCAGTATGGGGGAAGCTTTGAAAACAGAATGAGATTTTCTTCTGAAGTAATAGAAGAGATTAGAAAAAACGTCGGTACGGATTTCCCTGTATTATACAGGATGGCAATTGATCACAAACTTGAAGGCGGCAGAACAATAAAGGAAGGACTGGAAATCATTGAGTACCTGGATACAGCCGGTATAGATGCTTTTGATATTGATGCAGGCTGTTACGAAGCCCACAATTGGTGTTTTCCAACACCATACATGGGTGATGCATGTTTAGCGGAATACGCAGCAGAAGCAAAAAAAGCCACAAGTAAACCTGTCCTGAATGCGGGAAACTACACTCCTGAAACTGCCGTGGAAGCGGTAAAGCAAGGCAAAACCGATTTCATAATGTTGGGACGTGGGTTACTGGCCGAACCTGAATGGGGCAATAAATTACTTTACGGAAAAAGAGACGAACTTCGCCCATGTATTCGCTGTAATGAATACTGCCTGGTAAAACCCTTAACCGGGCGTTTAACATCATGTTCAATAAATGCAGCCTGCGGATCTGAAAAAGAATACCAAGTTACCCTAACTGATAATCCAAAGAATGTAGTCGTGATTGGTGGCGGACCCGGCGGAATGGAAGCAGCAAGAGTTGCAGCACTAAAAGGCCATAATGTAAATCTCTATGAAAAGAATCAATACCTGGGTGGTCAGCTTCTGTCAGCATCCGAACCTTCATTCAAAAGCCCACTGAAGGCATACCTGGAGTATTTGATTTTGCAGATGAGCAAGCTGGATGTTGTTGTACACTTGAACAAAGAGATAAATGCCGATTCTCCCGAACTCGAAAGTGCAGATACTATCATAGTTGCAGTTGGAGCCAAACCGTTCATGCCAAATATCAAAGGCATTGATTCTCCAAAGGCCATGACTATCATAGATGCCCATTTGGATAATAAGCAAGTCATGGGGGAAAATATTATAATAGCCGGTGGAGGTTCTACCGGATGCGAGTGCGCCATAGACATGGCAATGAAAGGCAATAATGTAACCATAGTAGAAATGCTGCCTGAATGTGCTCCAAATGTTTTTCTGGCCAGCAAGATTTGTATAAATGAAGCATTCAGGAACCATAATATCAGTGTGCTGACCAGTCACAGCGTTTCGGAAATATCTGAAACTGGCGTAAAGGTTGTCGATCATGAAGGAAAAAGAACTGAAATTGCAGCTGATATCGTGGTCCTGGCTTTTGGGATGAAGCCTGAGAGCAAGTTGTCTAAAAGTATTTGTGATAAGTATATCACAGCAATCCCCATAGGTGATTGTGTAAGTGTAGGACTAATTGGAGAAGCAGTCAGAAGGGGATTTTTTGCAGGGTGGGGAATCCAATAG